A single genomic interval of Halostella salina harbors:
- a CDS encoding inorganic diphosphatase: MTNLWEDLETGPNPPEEIYAVVECLKGERNKYEYDKDVPGVVLDRVLHSNVHYPSDYGFIPQSYYDDEDPFDVLVLVEDQTFPGCVIEARPVALMKMDDDGEQDDKVIAVPTEDPRYDHIEDIEDIPQQQLDEIDEFFATYKNLEEGKEVETQGWEDKAAAKEAIEHAMDLYEENF, translated from the coding sequence ATGACGAACCTCTGGGAAGATCTGGAGACCGGACCGAACCCGCCGGAAGAGATCTACGCCGTCGTGGAGTGTCTCAAGGGCGAGCGCAACAAGTACGAGTACGACAAGGACGTGCCGGGCGTCGTCCTCGACCGCGTTCTCCACAGCAACGTCCACTACCCCTCCGACTACGGGTTCATCCCGCAGTCGTACTACGACGACGAGGACCCCTTCGACGTGCTCGTGCTCGTCGAGGACCAGACGTTCCCCGGCTGTGTCATCGAGGCCCGCCCCGTCGCCCTGATGAAGATGGACGACGACGGCGAGCAGGACGACAAGGTCATCGCCGTCCCCACCGAGGACCCCCGCTACGACCACATCGAGGACATAGAGGACATCCCCCAGCAGCAACTCGACGAGATAGACGAGTTCTTCGCGACGTACAAGAACCTGGAGGAAGGCAAGGAAGTCGAAACGCAGGGCTGGGAGGACAAGGCCGCCGCGAAGGAGGCCATCGAGCACGCGATGGACCTCTACGAAGAGAACTTCTAG
- a CDS encoding YgaP family membrane protein, giving the protein MLDRNVGGTDRVARIGFGSVFVFVGAVVALALQRPLVGAATALVGVGLLASGLACRCLVNELLGLDTTE; this is encoded by the coding sequence ATGCTCGACCGGAACGTCGGCGGCACGGATCGGGTCGCTCGCATCGGCTTCGGATCGGTGTTCGTCTTCGTCGGCGCGGTCGTCGCGCTCGCGTTACAGCGGCCACTGGTCGGCGCGGCCACGGCGCTGGTCGGCGTCGGGCTGCTGGCGTCGGGCCTCGCCTGTCGCTGTCTGGTGAACGAACTGCTCGGCCTGGATACGACGGAGTAA
- a CDS encoding sensor histidine kinase: MVVGVASVGTAYAVATITTVAMGYVVWRHRDNRGALPLLGSIVGSALWSGVLLLATLSDSYAVSVFLNRLLYVGVGLTVATIALFALEYTGREHLVTRRTVALLSIHPLLVSLLAFVNPGDVFFASITPAPSMPTGVAVEWGAAFWVHAFYSYGITLFVAAFVFEMVFRSQDLYRSQILVLTGAVLAPVFANLPSLLDLVRFDSTPIGFLVTNVLFTVAITRYELIDLTPIGREHVLDTIDDAVYVVDLDDRVVDVNPAGRTLAERTGTGPDIVGREAGELLTGMPEFLDLYRTAVERGEDRTDEFEFGGRHYVVEASAIEDGRGRRVGWLVLVRDVTERERREAELRRRNDQLDEFADIVSHDLRNPLNVADGHVDLARETGDLSHLDSVDEALDRMEAIVEDVLALAREGDEVTELTAVGLRGVAERAWGHVDSGDGTLRVVDDATVSADRDRLTRLLENLFRNAVEHGGTDGPVTVTVGTLAGEAGFYVADDGPGIPEDERDRVFESGHTTATDGTGFGLAIVERIADAHGWGVDMTESEAGGAKVEIHAVATPEGGDEGPTPRAEP, encoded by the coding sequence ATGGTGGTCGGGGTGGCGTCGGTCGGGACGGCGTACGCCGTCGCGACGATAACGACCGTCGCTATGGGCTACGTCGTGTGGCGACACCGTGACAATCGCGGCGCGTTGCCGCTTCTGGGGAGCATCGTGGGCAGCGCACTGTGGTCCGGGGTGCTCCTCCTCGCGACGCTGTCGGACAGCTACGCCGTGTCCGTGTTTCTCAACAGACTGCTCTACGTCGGCGTCGGGCTCACCGTCGCCACGATAGCCCTGTTCGCGCTCGAATACACCGGGCGGGAGCATCTCGTCACCCGCAGGACCGTCGCGCTGCTCTCGATCCATCCCCTGCTGGTGTCCCTGCTCGCGTTCGTGAACCCCGGGGACGTGTTCTTCGCGTCGATCACGCCCGCACCGTCGATGCCCACCGGCGTCGCCGTGGAGTGGGGAGCCGCCTTCTGGGTCCACGCGTTCTACTCCTACGGCATCACGCTGTTCGTCGCCGCGTTCGTGTTCGAGATGGTGTTCCGGTCACAGGACCTCTACCGGAGCCAGATCCTGGTGTTGACCGGCGCGGTGCTGGCCCCCGTCTTCGCCAACCTGCCGAGCCTGCTCGACCTCGTTCGCTTCGACAGCACGCCGATCGGGTTTCTGGTCACGAACGTCCTGTTTACCGTCGCGATAACGCGGTACGAACTGATCGACCTCACGCCGATCGGTCGGGAGCACGTTCTGGACACCATCGATGACGCGGTGTACGTCGTCGACCTGGACGACCGTGTCGTGGACGTGAACCCGGCCGGCCGGACGCTCGCCGAACGGACCGGCACCGGCCCCGACATCGTCGGGCGGGAGGCGGGCGAGTTGCTGACCGGGATGCCGGAGTTCCTCGACCTGTACCGGACCGCCGTCGAACGCGGCGAGGACCGGACCGACGAGTTCGAGTTCGGCGGCCGGCACTACGTCGTCGAGGCGAGCGCCATCGAGGACGGCCGTGGCCGGCGCGTCGGGTGGCTGGTTCTCGTTCGGGACGTGACCGAGCGCGAGCGACGCGAGGCGGAACTGCGGCGGCGAAACGACCAGCTCGACGAGTTCGCCGACATCGTGAGCCACGACCTCCGGAACCCCCTGAACGTCGCCGACGGCCACGTCGACCTGGCCCGCGAAACCGGCGACCTGTCGCATCTCGACAGCGTCGACGAGGCGCTGGACAGGATGGAAGCCATCGTCGAGGACGTGCTGGCACTCGCCCGCGAAGGCGACGAGGTCACCGAACTGACGGCGGTCGGCCTTCGGGGAGTCGCCGAACGCGCGTGGGGGCACGTCGACAGCGGGGACGGCACGCTCCGGGTCGTCGACGACGCGACGGTCAGCGCCGACCGGGACCGGCTCACCCGGCTGCTGGAGAACCTGTTCCGGAACGCCGTGGAACACGGGGGAACAGACGGTCCAGTGACGGTGACCGTCGGGACGCTGGCCGGGGAGGCGGGGTTCTACGTGGCTGACGACGGGCCCGGGATCCCGGAGGACGAACGCGACCGCGTGTTCGAGAGCGGTCACACGACCGCGACGGACGGGACGGGGTTCGGACTCGCGATCGTCGAGCGGATCGCCGACGCCCACGGCTGGGGGGTCGACATGACTGAGAGCGAGGCTGGCGGCGCAAAAGTCGAGATACACGCGGTTGCGACGCCCGAAGGAGGCGACGAGGGACCGACGCCACGCGCCGAACCGTAG
- a CDS encoding alkaline phosphatase family protein: MGLFDRIRGDDDPRVAFFGIDGVPYSMLSDHFDEFENLAALADEGSAGPIDSIVPPESSACWPSLTTGQNPGETGVYGFQDREVGSYDTYVPMGRDVQADRVWDRVQSAGRDATVMNVPVTFPPQRNVQRMVSGFLSPGIDKAAYPEDLAEYLQGIDYKIDANAKLGHKDDKSDFIENAHATLDARFEAFKHYIQEDDWDLFFGVFMTTDRVNHFLYKHYERDGEYKEEFLEFYRKLDDYLGQLREMLADDVTMLVASDHGFTSLDYEVHFNEWLEQEGWLEYAADDHEELGDIADDTKAYSLIPGRFYINLEGREPRGSVPEAEYEEVRAELKEKLESLEGPDGNPVADRVVEKEEAFRGDHDDIAPDLTVIPNYGFDLKAGFKGHDAVFDTGPRNGMHSFDNATLFVDDPDATISEVDLFDLTPTILDLMDVDYDRGEFDGASIV; the protein is encoded by the coding sequence ATGGGCCTCTTCGACAGGATCCGGGGCGACGACGACCCCCGTGTCGCCTTCTTCGGTATCGACGGCGTGCCGTACAGCATGCTCTCCGACCACTTCGACGAGTTCGAGAACCTCGCCGCACTCGCCGACGAGGGGAGCGCCGGCCCCATCGACAGCATCGTGCCGCCGGAGTCCAGCGCCTGTTGGCCGAGCCTCACGACCGGACAGAACCCGGGAGAAACCGGCGTGTACGGCTTTCAGGACCGAGAGGTCGGCTCCTACGACACGTACGTCCCGATGGGTCGGGACGTGCAGGCCGACCGCGTCTGGGACCGCGTGCAGTCGGCGGGCCGCGACGCGACCGTGATGAACGTCCCGGTCACGTTCCCGCCCCAGCGTAACGTCCAGCGGATGGTCTCGGGCTTTCTCTCGCCCGGCATCGACAAGGCCGCTTACCCGGAGGACCTCGCGGAGTACCTCCAGGGTATCGACTACAAGATCGACGCCAACGCCAAGCTCGGGCACAAGGACGACAAATCCGACTTCATCGAGAACGCCCACGCGACGCTCGACGCGCGGTTCGAGGCGTTCAAACACTACATCCAGGAGGACGACTGGGACCTCTTTTTCGGCGTCTTCATGACGACCGACCGGGTGAACCACTTCCTGTACAAGCATTACGAGCGCGACGGCGAGTACAAGGAGGAGTTCCTCGAGTTCTACCGCAAGCTCGACGACTACCTCGGCCAGCTCCGCGAGATGCTCGCCGACGACGTGACGATGCTGGTCGCCAGCGACCACGGCTTCACGAGTCTCGACTACGAGGTCCACTTCAACGAGTGGCTCGAACAGGAGGGGTGGCTGGAGTACGCCGCCGACGACCACGAGGAACTCGGCGACATCGCCGACGACACGAAGGCGTACTCGCTCATCCCCGGTCGCTTCTACATCAACCTCGAAGGCCGCGAGCCGCGCGGGAGCGTCCCCGAGGCGGAGTACGAGGAAGTCCGGGCGGAGCTGAAGGAGAAGCTCGAATCGCTCGAGGGCCCGGACGGCAACCCCGTCGCCGACCGCGTCGTCGAGAAGGAGGAGGCGTTCCGCGGCGACCACGACGACATCGCGCCCGACCTCACCGTGATCCCCAACTACGGCTTCGACCTGAAGGCCGGCTTCAAGGGCCACGACGCGGTGTTCGACACCGGGCCGCGCAACGGGATGCACAGCTTCGACAACGCGACGCTGTTCGTCGACGACCCCGACGCCACCATCAGCGAGGTCGACCTGTTCGACCTCACGCCGACGATCCTGGACCTGATGGACGTCGACTACGACCGCGGCGAGTTCGACGGCGCGAGCATCGTTTGA
- a CDS encoding HD domain-containing protein — translation MSSKQFKDPVHGYVEVAEPIVERIVDTPSFQRQRHVRQLSATYLVYPGANHTRFEHALGVFALAKRVFRSLRSQRRFARGASEDHLDAVEDTLTCAALLHDIGHPPLSHLGEHHLDAAGLRERLADAGLVGAFEDAGIEVGEPDGPFRRASPHELLSCVVVLTKYADALRALGVDPYEVCSYILGYSLSYEREGDRHFGVAAEVLHSPIDVDRLDYIIRDSRMTGAEVLSIDTERMIDAYTAVPDAGLALRDKALSTVGNYLEGRVALYMWVTQHHKAVYANVLLRELLDEFVELADERPITADKVLEGYVDDYYAMERIRAAAREHPDSVLADLHDRFRARRFPESCWKHGVGYDESVDVTDDMAAFSEWLLRNADALEADLAATLDRPEHEVWIERSYVPEYEPGELMDIPIAHRDSTRSVAETGLYGDRAFENAIPFVFVPDGDRWAAIDHLNAEFARAQAAEPR, via the coding sequence ATGTCGAGCAAACAGTTCAAGGACCCGGTACACGGGTACGTCGAGGTCGCCGAACCGATAGTCGAACGCATCGTCGACACGCCGTCGTTCCAGCGGCAGCGCCACGTCCGCCAGCTGTCGGCGACGTATCTGGTGTATCCGGGCGCGAACCACACCCGGTTCGAGCACGCGCTGGGCGTGTTCGCGCTGGCAAAGCGCGTCTTCCGGAGCCTCCGGTCGCAGCGCCGGTTCGCTCGCGGCGCGTCCGAGGATCACCTCGACGCCGTCGAGGACACGCTCACGTGCGCGGCGCTGCTGCACGACATCGGCCATCCGCCGCTGTCGCATCTCGGCGAGCACCACCTCGACGCCGCCGGACTCCGCGAGCGGCTCGCCGACGCCGGCCTGGTCGGCGCGTTCGAGGACGCCGGCATCGAAGTCGGGGAGCCCGACGGTCCGTTTCGCCGCGCCAGCCCGCATGAACTGCTCAGTTGCGTCGTCGTCCTGACGAAGTACGCCGACGCCCTCCGTGCTCTCGGCGTCGATCCGTACGAGGTCTGTAGCTACATTCTCGGCTACAGTCTGAGCTACGAGCGCGAGGGCGACCGCCACTTCGGCGTCGCGGCCGAGGTGCTCCACTCGCCGATCGACGTGGACCGACTGGACTACATCATCCGCGACAGCCGGATGACCGGCGCGGAGGTGTTGAGCATCGACACCGAGCGCATGATAGACGCCTACACCGCCGTGCCGGACGCCGGGCTGGCGCTTCGGGACAAGGCGCTGTCGACCGTCGGCAACTACCTCGAAGGCCGGGTGGCGCTGTACATGTGGGTCACCCAGCACCACAAGGCGGTGTACGCGAACGTCCTGCTCCGGGAACTGCTGGACGAGTTCGTCGAGCTTGCGGACGAGCGCCCCATCACGGCCGACAAGGTGCTGGAGGGGTACGTCGACGACTACTACGCGATGGAGCGGATCCGGGCGGCCGCCCGCGAGCATCCCGACTCCGTCCTCGCCGACCTCCACGACCGCTTTCGCGCCCGGCGGTTCCCGGAGTCGTGCTGGAAACACGGCGTCGGCTACGACGAGTCGGTCGACGTCACCGACGACATGGCGGCGTTCTCCGAGTGGCTGCTCCGCAACGCCGACGCGCTCGAAGCCGACCTCGCCGCGACGCTCGACAGGCCGGAACACGAGGTGTGGATCGAGCGGTCGTACGTGCCCGAGTACGAGCCTGGCGAACTGATGGACATCCCGATCGCCCACCGTGACTCGACCCGGTCGGTCGCGGAGACGGGACTGTACGGGGACAGGGCCTTCGAGAACGCGATCCCGTTCGTGTTCGTGCCCGACGGGGACCGGTGGGCGGCGATCGACCACCTCAACGCGGAGTTCGCCCGGGCGCAGGCGGCCGAGCCGCGCTAG
- a CDS encoding tubulin/FtsZ family protein: protein MKVVLIGIGQAGGKVTQALVEFDERMGFDAVRGAVAVNSAKTDLQSLDLDTVLVGQDRVKGHGVGGDNELGAEVMQADATEVMDSIDGRITAEADAIFVVAGLGGGTGSGGAPVLAKELSRVYSVPIYALGVLPGRGEGAMYQANAGRSLKTLVREADATLLVDNDAWHSAGDSVEQAFDAINEAIAQRVGLLLASGEAVDGVAESVVDSSEVINTLREGGIAALGYANAKADEDSAENVNTVTSVTRKALLTGTSLPDAVTAESALLVIAGDSDRIPRKGVERARAWVEEETGSMQVRGGDFPLESDHLAALVLLGGVERGQRIEEFMERAREAQKQQPDDGDPAEQFKNDEIDDLF, encoded by the coding sequence ATGAAAGTCGTCCTGATAGGTATCGGCCAGGCCGGGGGGAAGGTCACCCAGGCGCTGGTCGAGTTCGACGAACGCATGGGCTTCGATGCGGTTCGCGGCGCGGTCGCGGTCAACTCCGCGAAGACGGACCTCCAGTCGCTGGATCTTGACACCGTGCTCGTCGGACAGGACCGCGTGAAAGGCCACGGCGTCGGCGGCGACAACGAACTGGGCGCGGAGGTGATGCAGGCCGACGCGACCGAGGTGATGGACAGCATCGACGGCCGCATCACCGCCGAGGCAGACGCCATCTTCGTCGTTGCCGGCCTCGGCGGCGGCACCGGCAGCGGCGGCGCGCCCGTGCTCGCAAAGGAACTGAGTCGCGTGTACAGCGTCCCCATCTACGCGCTCGGCGTCCTCCCCGGGCGCGGCGAGGGGGCGATGTACCAGGCCAACGCCGGGCGATCGCTGAAGACGCTCGTCCGCGAGGCCGACGCGACCCTGCTTGTCGACAACGACGCCTGGCACAGCGCGGGCGACAGCGTCGAGCAGGCGTTCGACGCGATCAACGAGGCGATCGCACAGCGCGTCGGCCTCCTGCTCGCCTCCGGCGAGGCCGTCGACGGGGTCGCCGAGAGCGTCGTCGACTCCAGCGAGGTCATCAACACGCTCCGCGAGGGCGGCATCGCCGCGCTCGGCTACGCGAACGCGAAGGCGGACGAGGACAGCGCGGAGAACGTCAACACCGTCACGAGCGTCACGCGCAAGGCGCTGCTGACGGGGACGAGCCTCCCGGACGCGGTGACGGCCGAGTCCGCGCTGCTCGTTATCGCCGGCGACTCGGACCGCATCCCACGCAAGGGCGTCGAACGCGCCCGCGCCTGGGTCGAGGAGGAGACCGGCAGTATGCAGGTCCGCGGCGGCGACTTCCCGCTCGAGAGCGACCATCTCGCCGCGCTGGTCCTGCTGGGCGGCGTCGAGCGCGGCCAGCGCATCGAGGAGTTCATGGAGCGCGCCCGCGAGGCACAGAAGCAACAGCCCGACGACGGCGACCCCGCCGAGCAGTTCAAGAACGACGAGATAGACGACCTGTTCTGA
- a CDS encoding DUF7310 family coiled-coil domain-containing protein, whose protein sequence is MDDIEKRLAAVERALTEADADLPSLADDAELTRRMDELERELDAIDERIEELDAALQAVRGYVGSVRSVNEDVEARANAAVAGVESLEDRVDTLEAGHDGQTTGGSGWTDEPSAPSAGATESDRARPDGTVPDSTTTTNDATAAASEATASTDSATDTDDTGVVARLRDAL, encoded by the coding sequence ATGGACGACATCGAGAAGCGACTCGCCGCCGTCGAACGGGCGCTGACGGAGGCCGACGCCGACCTCCCCTCGCTCGCGGACGACGCCGAACTGACGCGCCGCATGGACGAACTCGAACGCGAACTCGACGCGATAGACGAACGGATCGAGGAGCTAGACGCCGCACTGCAGGCGGTTCGGGGGTACGTCGGCAGCGTCCGCTCGGTCAACGAGGACGTGGAGGCCCGCGCGAACGCGGCCGTGGCCGGCGTCGAATCGCTCGAGGACCGCGTCGACACCCTCGAGGCTGGACACGACGGGCAGACCACCGGCGGGTCCGGATGGACCGACGAACCGTCCGCCCCGTCTGCCGGGGCGACCGAGTCCGATAGGGCGCGCCCGGACGGGACCGTACCCGACTCGACAACTACCACGAACGACGCGACTGCGGCCGCAAGCGAGGCGACCGCATCCACCGACAGCGCGACCGACACAGACGACACGGGCGTCGTCGCCCGCCTCCGCGACGCGCTGTGA
- a CDS encoding DUF7311 family protein gives MIVRVVIAVLLAGALVAVSLPLVDDGRGRATDRQVRGEITRVERAAADLLATEETVADRSRAPRRTVTVSLPERSWHRAGVEQLTVRPPPDGASTGRIRYAVAGRPEAVATLDVPLRPADDSLELRGSGEYRLRLRLVRVDGDRTVVVDRPGV, from the coding sequence GTGATCGTCCGCGTCGTCATCGCGGTCCTGCTCGCCGGGGCGCTGGTCGCGGTTTCGCTCCCCCTGGTCGACGACGGCCGGGGGCGCGCGACCGACCGACAGGTCCGCGGCGAGATAACCCGGGTCGAGCGCGCCGCGGCGGACCTGCTCGCGACCGAGGAGACGGTGGCGGACCGCTCGCGTGCGCCGCGGCGGACCGTCACGGTGTCGCTCCCGGAGCGAAGCTGGCACCGTGCGGGGGTCGAGCAACTGACCGTCCGACCGCCCCCGGACGGCGCGTCGACGGGACGGATACGGTACGCGGTCGCCGGGCGGCCGGAAGCGGTCGCGACGCTCGACGTGCCGCTCCGGCCGGCGGACGATTCTCTCGAACTCCGGGGGAGCGGCGAGTACCGGCTCCGACTGCGGCTGGTCCGGGTCGACGGCGACCGGACCGTCGTCGTCGACCGTCCGGGGGTTTAG
- a CDS encoding type II/IV secretion system ATPase subunit, with product MRGIFDRFRADDERPCGCRPSFEDDRLVVDADGCPGDGRLADEPDCRETVVTALTDRDAETVLTRNRGVERTYEDEAAALLVAAGRFAERVAFRDGTLAEQVRPDPLRTARDAGARASPVSDIAAETGLLELAESVDGYEDALRPAVGVAIAGSRVRSRPPSDARLDDVSDLDTGSTARIYARPADALRTYHLVPVEEDLSPDATGTLVDAHEALATGAVEGGDRAPGRAVRRVAEEDDPVRRLTDVLRKHARGFGVLEDCFADPRVSDVYATAPVTANPLRVVVDGETMRTNVRLTEDGVAALASRFRRTSGRGFSRAEPTLDAAAETATGGRIRVAGVTDPVSDGVAFAFRAGGEDAFTLPALVANGTLPADAAGLLSLAVERGASVLVAGARGAGKTTTLGALLWEYPAQTRIVAIEDTPELPTAALCSAGRDVQPVRTTLDDGPGITPTEALRTALRLGEGGLVLGEVRGEEAQVLYEAMRVGANGSAVLGTIHGDGGESVRERVVSDLSVPESAFATTDLVVTLDAYERDGDRARRVSAIEEVVDRDGGAGFDALYALDGDDPARTGRIDRGESHLVAELADAGETYADVRDRLATRTELLAGLAADERTRPEDVTRAYAVEKC from the coding sequence ATGCGAGGTATCTTCGACCGCTTCCGGGCGGACGACGAGCGCCCCTGCGGCTGTCGGCCGTCGTTCGAGGACGACCGGCTGGTCGTCGACGCCGACGGCTGTCCCGGCGACGGGCGGCTCGCGGACGAGCCCGACTGCCGCGAAACCGTCGTGACCGCGCTGACCGACCGGGACGCCGAAACAGTCCTCACGCGAAACCGGGGCGTCGAACGGACGTACGAGGACGAGGCCGCGGCGCTGCTGGTCGCTGCCGGGCGGTTCGCCGAGCGCGTCGCGTTCCGCGACGGGACGCTCGCCGAGCAGGTGCGGCCGGACCCCCTCCGAACTGCCCGCGACGCCGGCGCGCGGGCCAGCCCCGTGAGTGACATCGCGGCTGAAACCGGCCTGCTCGAACTGGCCGAATCCGTCGACGGGTACGAGGACGCGCTCCGCCCGGCGGTCGGCGTCGCGATCGCCGGCTCCCGCGTCCGGTCCCGACCGCCCTCGGACGCGCGGCTCGACGACGTGTCCGACCTCGACACCGGCTCGACCGCCCGGATCTACGCGCGGCCGGCCGACGCCCTCCGAACGTACCACCTCGTGCCCGTCGAGGAGGACCTCTCCCCCGACGCGACGGGGACGCTGGTCGACGCACACGAGGCGCTGGCGACCGGGGCAGTCGAGGGCGGCGACCGCGCGCCGGGGCGCGCGGTCAGGCGCGTCGCGGAAGAGGACGACCCCGTCCGGCGGCTCACTGACGTGCTCCGGAAGCACGCCCGTGGCTTCGGAGTCTTGGAGGACTGTTTCGCGGACCCGCGCGTCTCCGACGTGTACGCGACCGCACCGGTGACGGCGAACCCGCTCCGCGTCGTGGTCGACGGCGAGACGATGCGGACGAACGTCCGGCTCACCGAGGACGGCGTCGCGGCGCTTGCCTCCCGGTTCCGGCGAACGAGCGGTCGCGGGTTCTCCCGGGCCGAGCCGACGCTGGACGCGGCGGCGGAGACGGCGACGGGTGGCCGGATCCGCGTCGCCGGCGTCACCGACCCCGTCAGCGACGGCGTCGCCTTCGCGTTCCGTGCGGGGGGCGAGGACGCGTTCACGCTGCCGGCGCTGGTGGCAAACGGGACGCTCCCGGCGGACGCCGCCGGGTTGCTCTCGCTGGCCGTCGAGCGCGGCGCGTCGGTGCTCGTCGCCGGCGCTCGCGGGGCCGGGAAGACGACGACGCTCGGCGCGCTCCTCTGGGAGTACCCGGCCCAGACCCGGATCGTCGCCATCGAGGACACGCCCGAACTCCCGACGGCCGCGCTCTGCTCTGCCGGACGCGACGTGCAGCCAGTCCGGACGACGCTGGACGACGGACCGGGGATCACGCCGACCGAGGCGCTCCGGACTGCGCTGCGCCTGGGCGAGGGCGGTCTCGTCCTCGGGGAGGTCCGCGGCGAGGAGGCGCAGGTGCTGTACGAGGCGATGCGGGTCGGCGCGAACGGGAGCGCCGTGCTCGGGACGATCCACGGCGACGGCGGCGAGAGCGTCCGGGAGCGCGTCGTCTCGGACCTGAGCGTCCCCGAATCGGCCTTCGCGACGACGGACCTGGTGGTCACGCTCGACGCGTACGAGCGGGATGGCGACCGGGCGCGCCGCGTCAGTGCGATCGAGGAGGTCGTCGACCGGGACGGCGGCGCGGGGTTCGACGCGCTGTACGCGCTCGACGGCGATGACCCGGCCCGGACCGGCCGGATCGACCGCGGCGAGAGTCATCTGGTCGCGGAACTCGCCGACGCGGGCGAGACGTACGCCGACGTTCGCGACCGGCTCGCAACCCGAACCGAGTTGCTCGCTGGACTCGCCGCGGACGAACGGACGCGTCCGGAAGACGTGACGCGAGCGTACGCGGTGGAGAAATGCTGA